The Sporocytophaga myxococcoides DSM 11118 genome window below encodes:
- the metE gene encoding 5-methyltetrahydropteroyltriglutamate--homocysteine S-methyltransferase, producing the protein MLTQNLGYPRIGAFRELKKASEQYWSGKESLQNLLTTGKKIREANWTLQKNAQIDLIPSNDFSFYDQVLDMSLIVNAIPERYHEIAEDRNNTENDLYFAMARGYQKDGKDIIAMEMTKWFDTNYHYIVPEFHKNQKFSLFSNKITNEYQEAKVLGIETKPVIIGPVSYLLLGKEKEDGFHRIELIKNLLPVYIEIIEKLEKMGAQWIQLDEPFLTMDLSDEEKKAYHLVYDQLRKKFPYLKIMVATYFDCTGDNLGLAVVLPIDALHVDLVRCPSQLNDILQTSFILSKTCLSLGVVDGRNIWINDFEKSLSFIQKAVEILGEDRVMIAPSCSLLHTPCDLDNEKDETVLTAEIKQWMAFAKQKIEEVGALKKLASVKDPQELAAAIKPNKDIIESRKKSTLIHKPQVKERVKNITDADSRRASTFDIRQKKQEKALNLPLFPTTTIGSFPQTDEIRQLRAKLKNGTLTQADYEEKVKSEIDRSIVWQEEIGIDVLVHGEFERNDMVEYFGEQLDGYVFSQNGWVQSYGSRCVKPPIIYGDIERSKPMTVKWSQYAQSKTNHYMKGMLTGPVTILQWSFVRDDQPRSETTMQIALAIRDEVTDLEKAGIKIIQIDEPAIREGLPLHKVDWDRYLNWAVTAFRISASGVKDETQIHTHMCYSEFNDIISHIADMDADVITIETSRSQMELLDAFADFNYPNEIGPGVYDIHSPRVPGVSEIEHLLEKALAVIPARNLWVNPDCGLKTRKWAETELALKNMMIATKKLRQRVNETSGIEA; encoded by the coding sequence ATGCTAACACAAAATTTAGGATACCCGAGAATTGGAGCTTTCAGAGAGCTTAAAAAAGCTTCAGAGCAATACTGGTCAGGCAAAGAGAGCCTTCAGAATCTTTTAACCACTGGAAAGAAAATCAGAGAGGCGAACTGGACACTTCAAAAAAATGCACAGATTGACCTTATCCCGTCTAATGACTTTTCCTTTTATGATCAGGTATTAGACATGTCTCTCATTGTAAATGCCATCCCTGAGCGCTATCATGAGATAGCAGAAGACAGAAATAACACAGAGAATGACTTGTATTTTGCAATGGCCAGAGGCTATCAGAAAGATGGAAAAGATATCATAGCAATGGAGATGACAAAATGGTTTGATACTAACTACCACTACATCGTTCCTGAGTTCCATAAAAATCAAAAGTTCAGCCTGTTTTCAAATAAGATTACCAATGAATACCAGGAGGCTAAAGTGTTAGGAATAGAAACCAAACCAGTGATCATCGGTCCAGTATCTTATCTGCTGCTTGGAAAAGAGAAAGAAGATGGATTTCACAGAATTGAACTGATCAAAAACCTTCTGCCTGTCTATATAGAAATCATTGAAAAGCTTGAGAAAATGGGGGCTCAGTGGATTCAGCTGGATGAGCCATTCCTAACAATGGACTTGAGTGACGAAGAAAAGAAAGCCTACCATCTTGTATATGATCAGCTAAGAAAGAAATTCCCTTACCTGAAAATTATGGTTGCTACTTACTTTGACTGCACCGGAGACAATCTGGGACTTGCAGTAGTACTTCCTATAGATGCCTTGCATGTTGATCTTGTAAGATGCCCTTCTCAGCTTAATGACATACTACAGACCTCGTTCATACTTTCCAAAACCTGCCTTTCCCTCGGAGTTGTAGATGGCAGAAATATCTGGATCAATGATTTTGAAAAGTCTTTATCATTTATTCAAAAGGCTGTTGAAATATTAGGAGAAGATAGAGTGATGATCGCTCCTTCATGCTCATTGCTGCACACTCCGTGCGATCTAGACAATGAAAAAGATGAAACAGTTCTAACTGCCGAAATCAAACAATGGATGGCTTTTGCAAAGCAAAAGATTGAAGAAGTTGGTGCTTTGAAAAAACTGGCATCTGTCAAGGATCCTCAAGAGCTTGCAGCTGCAATTAAACCAAACAAAGATATCATCGAAAGCAGGAAGAAATCAACACTGATTCATAAACCACAAGTAAAAGAACGAGTAAAGAACATAACTGATGCGGATAGCAGAAGGGCAAGCACATTTGATATAAGACAAAAGAAACAGGAAAAAGCATTAAATCTTCCTTTATTCCCGACTACTACAATCGGGTCATTTCCACAAACTGATGAAATTCGACAGCTCAGAGCTAAATTAAAGAATGGAACATTAACTCAAGCAGATTATGAGGAAAAAGTAAAATCAGAAATTGATCGTTCGATTGTGTGGCAGGAGGAAATTGGTATAGATGTGTTGGTACATGGAGAATTTGAGCGCAATGACATGGTGGAATATTTTGGCGAACAACTGGACGGCTATGTATTTTCTCAGAATGGCTGGGTACAAAGCTATGGCTCAAGATGTGTTAAACCTCCCATCATTTATGGAGATATTGAAAGAAGCAAACCTATGACAGTAAAATGGTCTCAGTATGCACAATCAAAAACCAATCATTATATGAAAGGTATGCTTACCGGTCCTGTTACGATCTTGCAATGGTCATTCGTACGTGACGATCAGCCGAGATCAGAAACTACCATGCAAATAGCTCTAGCTATAAGAGATGAGGTGACAGACCTTGAAAAAGCAGGCATAAAAATTATCCAGATAGATGAGCCTGCAATCAGAGAAGGCCTACCACTACATAAAGTGGATTGGGATAGGTATCTGAACTGGGCAGTAACTGCATTCAGAATAAGTGCATCTGGAGTAAAGGATGAAACGCAGATCCATACACATATGTGTTATTCCGAATTTAACGATATCATCTCACACATTGCAGATATGGATGCTGATGTAATCACTATAGAAACTTCAAGATCTCAGATGGAATTGCTGGATGCTTTTGCAGACTTCAACTATCCAAATGAAATAGGTCCCGGAGTATATGACATTCACTCTCCTAGAGTACCAGGAGTTTCAGAAATAGAGCATTTACTTGAAAAAGCTTTAGCTGTAATTCCGGCAAGGAATCTATGGGTGAATCCTGATTGTGGGTTAAAGACAAGAAAATGGGCTGAAACAGAGCTTGCATTAAAGAACATGATGATCGCCACCAAGAAACTCAGGCAAAGAGTAAATGAAACATCCGGAATTGAAGCTTAA
- a CDS encoding Lrp/AsnC family transcriptional regulator, with translation MTELDDLDIRLLKLLQKDSTLTTKELANKLNLTPTPVHERIKRLERDGYIKKYVALLDNHKLNKGLVVFCNVTLKQHEKGIGKKFVNDIVSLKEVTECYNVSGQYDFMLKVMVKDMPEYQNFIMNKLASIENIGSTHSVFVMGEIKNSTELPI, from the coding sequence ATGACTGAATTAGATGATTTGGATATCAGACTGTTGAAATTGCTTCAAAAGGATTCAACACTCACTACAAAGGAGTTGGCAAATAAGCTTAATCTTACCCCAACACCGGTTCACGAGCGGATCAAGCGATTGGAGCGTGATGGTTATATTAAGAAATATGTTGCTTTATTAGATAACCATAAATTGAATAAAGGACTGGTTGTCTTTTGCAATGTGACCTTAAAGCAGCATGAAAAAGGTATAGGGAAAAAGTTTGTAAATGATATAGTTTCACTAAAAGAAGTGACAGAGTGCTATAACGTCTCAGGACAATATGATTTTATGTTGAAGGTGATGGTAAAGGACATGCCTGAATATCAAAATTTCATAATGAATAAACTGGCTTCCATTGAGAATATAGGAAGTACTCATAGTGTATTCGTGATGGGGGAGATTAAGAATTCGACTGAGCTGCCGATATAA
- a CDS encoding ammonium transporter yields MTRKLSIIPFIVLIGIALITLLITGIPSVNTIDYWTKYKDQLSAGDTAWMLTAAALVLLMTPGLAFFYGGMVNPRNVISTMLQSFICMAVISVLWIVVGFSLSFGESIDGWIGNPFTYFFLDGVAEGKPWVNAPTIPLLLFALYQLKFAIITPALITGAFAERIRFTSYILFICLFCIFIYTPLAHWTWHPEGILYNLGVLDFAGGTVVHMSAGWAALASALYLHQRKEAEHNPANIPLVMLGTGLLWFGWFGFNAGSALGANQLAVSAAMTTTGASAAAALAWIFFDTVKGKKPSALGMCIGAVVGLVAITPAAGFVTIPHSIFIGVIASLISNKLVDWRTSKTTLDDTLDVFPCHGVGGMVGMVLTGVFATSAVNPIIPDGDNGLFFGETKLFLHHLAALIGVSVFAFGGSYLLLMFTNWISPLRVNEDDEKAGLDSSQHGEGYLSWVKNDLEHS; encoded by the coding sequence ATGACCAGAAAATTATCAATTATTCCATTTATCGTTTTAATTGGCATTGCCCTAATCACTTTATTAATAACAGGTATTCCGAGTGTAAATACAATTGACTATTGGACGAAATACAAAGACCAGTTAAGTGCAGGAGATACAGCCTGGATGCTCACAGCTGCTGCTCTGGTTTTATTGATGACGCCAGGGCTCGCATTTTTCTATGGGGGAATGGTTAACCCTAGAAACGTAATTTCTACGATGCTTCAGAGCTTCATTTGTATGGCGGTCATTTCTGTCTTATGGATAGTTGTAGGCTTTAGCCTTTCTTTCGGAGAAAGTATCGACGGATGGATCGGCAATCCTTTTACTTATTTCTTTCTTGATGGAGTAGCTGAAGGTAAACCATGGGTAAACGCTCCTACTATTCCACTTCTGTTATTTGCTCTTTATCAGCTGAAATTCGCTATCATCACACCTGCATTAATTACAGGTGCTTTTGCTGAGCGTATTCGTTTTACTTCATATATTCTGTTCATTTGTCTTTTTTGCATTTTCATTTATACCCCGCTTGCCCACTGGACATGGCATCCTGAAGGTATTTTATATAACCTTGGAGTTCTAGACTTTGCAGGAGGAACTGTTGTTCATATGTCTGCGGGTTGGGCTGCTCTGGCTTCTGCCCTTTATTTGCATCAGAGGAAAGAAGCAGAACATAATCCAGCCAACATACCATTAGTTATGCTGGGAACAGGATTATTATGGTTTGGATGGTTTGGATTCAACGCTGGATCTGCACTTGGTGCTAATCAACTTGCAGTATCTGCTGCCATGACGACAACAGGTGCTTCTGCAGCTGCAGCCCTTGCCTGGATTTTCTTTGACACTGTCAAAGGTAAAAAACCAAGCGCACTGGGAATGTGTATCGGGGCAGTAGTAGGACTTGTGGCAATTACCCCTGCTGCAGGGTTTGTTACAATACCTCATTCTATTTTCATAGGTGTTATTGCAAGTCTTATCTCTAACAAACTAGTTGACTGGAGAACCAGCAAAACTACACTTGATGATACACTCGACGTGTTCCCCTGCCATGGTGTAGGAGGAATGGTAGGAATGGTTTTAACTGGAGTATTCGCTACTAGTGCTGTAAACCCTATTATACCTGATGGTGACAATGGCCTATTCTTTGGAGAAACAAAACTATTCCTTCATCATTTGGCTGCACTCATTGGCGTTTCTGTATTCGCATTCGGTGGATCTTACCTTCTGTTAATGTTTACTAACTGGATTTCTCCGCTAAGAGTTAATGAAGACGATGAAAAAGCTGGCTTAGATTCCAGTCAACACGGAGAAGGTTATTTATCCTGGGTAAAAAATGACCTTGAGCATTCATAG
- the hrpB gene encoding ATP-dependent helicase HrpB yields MSFNPLSIDLPVREIIPAVQEHLSKSNTLIVNAPPGAGKSTLLPLAIFNEPWLEGKKVLMLEPRRLAAKTIAERMSSLLGEDVGQSIGYRIRFENKVSNKTRIEVLTEGILTRFIHNDNSLEGVGLVIFDEFHERSIHADVAMALCREAQQRLRPDLRIMVMSATLDMPQLTKILKAPVAQSQGKQYPVEIKYTGEADQFLLPEMTAKVVIKAVKEKDGDTLVFLPGEADIKQCEGILKKELKGFVIHPLYGMLPPGKQYSAIMPDKTGKRKVVLATSIAETSLTIEGIKIVVDSGFGKTSKFDPQSGLSRLVTQRISKDSADQRAGRAGRLSPGTCYRMWSESIQENMTEHRIPEIMEADLSSLVLDMAQWGIVDPHQLTWLSPPPKATLAQAVETLHQLNALENGRITEHGKKIHSLPCHPRIAHMLLMAEEENRLPLATDLAALLEERDPLKRETGIDINVRIEALRRYRKEKGQGKQLGRIEKVAASYRKLFDIKEDNGQQDPYETGVLLAHCHPERIAFARPGNNAQFQLANGKYASASHKDELAHESWLAIANLDAREGMGKIFLASPLNPKDLAPLVKEQEVISWDTEDGTLKASKDLRIGSIILKSKPLPAPNDKFRIKAISDAIKKEGDFLLPFTEEVKEWQERILQLKKSEPQAGWPDVSTSTLLLTNYEWLTPHLTDIEHPDDLYELDLLDILQKFLTKEQKERLL; encoded by the coding sequence TTGTCATTTAATCCATTATCAATAGACCTTCCTGTAAGGGAAATTATTCCTGCTGTACAGGAACACTTAAGCAAATCAAATACACTTATTGTAAATGCCCCTCCGGGAGCGGGAAAAAGTACCTTATTACCACTGGCAATTTTTAATGAACCATGGCTTGAAGGTAAAAAAGTGCTGATGCTAGAACCGAGAAGACTGGCTGCCAAGACAATAGCTGAGCGTATGTCTTCTCTGCTTGGTGAAGATGTTGGGCAAAGCATTGGTTATAGGATAAGGTTTGAAAATAAAGTCAGCAATAAAACAAGAATTGAAGTTCTGACCGAAGGTATTTTAACCCGCTTCATACACAACGACAACAGCCTTGAAGGTGTAGGACTTGTAATCTTTGATGAGTTCCATGAGCGCAGCATCCATGCTGATGTTGCAATGGCTTTGTGTAGAGAAGCTCAACAAAGACTGCGTCCGGACCTCCGCATTATGGTGATGTCGGCAACACTTGATATGCCTCAACTGACTAAGATCCTCAAAGCTCCTGTTGCACAGAGTCAGGGCAAACAATATCCTGTAGAAATCAAATATACAGGAGAAGCTGATCAGTTCCTGCTTCCGGAGATGACAGCGAAAGTCGTCATTAAGGCTGTAAAAGAAAAAGATGGAGATACCCTTGTATTCCTTCCGGGAGAAGCTGATATCAAACAATGCGAAGGCATTCTTAAAAAAGAGCTAAAGGGCTTTGTCATTCATCCTTTGTATGGCATGTTGCCACCAGGAAAACAATATAGTGCCATTATGCCTGACAAGACTGGAAAGCGTAAGGTTGTACTTGCCACTTCTATTGCAGAAACAAGCTTAACAATAGAAGGCATTAAAATAGTTGTTGACTCTGGTTTTGGAAAGACCTCTAAGTTCGATCCCCAATCAGGATTATCAAGGCTTGTAACTCAAAGAATTTCTAAAGACTCTGCAGACCAGCGTGCTGGCCGGGCAGGAAGACTTAGTCCTGGAACATGCTACAGAATGTGGTCAGAAAGCATCCAGGAAAATATGACAGAGCACAGGATTCCTGAAATTATGGAGGCTGACTTATCTTCATTGGTGCTGGATATGGCTCAATGGGGAATAGTTGATCCTCACCAGCTTACCTGGCTTTCTCCTCCGCCTAAAGCTACTCTTGCTCAAGCTGTAGAAACTTTGCATCAGTTGAATGCTTTGGAAAATGGCCGTATTACGGAACATGGAAAGAAAATTCACTCGCTTCCATGTCACCCGAGAATTGCGCATATGCTTCTGATGGCAGAAGAAGAAAACAGACTTCCGCTTGCTACTGACCTTGCTGCTCTTCTGGAAGAGCGAGATCCATTGAAAAGAGAAACTGGGATTGACATTAACGTCCGAATTGAAGCACTAAGAAGGTATCGTAAGGAAAAGGGTCAGGGTAAACAATTGGGAAGGATTGAAAAGGTTGCCGCTTCTTACAGAAAGCTTTTTGATATAAAGGAAGATAATGGTCAGCAAGATCCGTACGAAACAGGTGTTTTATTAGCACATTGTCATCCGGAACGAATTGCCTTTGCCAGACCTGGCAATAATGCTCAGTTTCAGCTTGCCAATGGTAAATATGCTTCCGCAAGCCATAAAGATGAACTGGCACATGAATCATGGCTTGCCATTGCCAACCTTGATGCCAGAGAGGGTATGGGTAAAATTTTCTTAGCCTCTCCTTTAAATCCAAAAGATCTCGCACCATTGGTAAAAGAGCAGGAAGTCATTTCATGGGATACTGAAGACGGTACATTAAAAGCTTCTAAAGATTTAAGAATCGGAAGCATCATACTTAAATCAAAACCATTGCCAGCACCTAACGATAAATTCAGAATTAAAGCTATTTCGGATGCGATTAAAAAAGAAGGAGACTTCTTACTTCCGTTTACCGAAGAAGTAAAAGAATGGCAGGAAAGGATATTACAATTAAAAAAATCTGAGCCTCAGGCAGGATGGCCGGATGTAAGTACCTCTACGCTATTACTTACAAACTATGAATGGCTGACTCCCCATCTTACAGACATCGAACACCCTGATGACCTATATGAGCTGGACCTGCTGGATATCCTTCAGAAATTTCTGACGAAGGAACAAAAAGAGAGGTTGTTATAA
- a CDS encoding RtcB family protein: protein MGRQTIKTKDLTKIGYHNDVSRSVAMAVVMRHFKHIAKEEILNMLSLLKDNPDEYLNDEQLGPLANTFVTKVKVQTFESYELLEKPAAYKVIGGKDIDGNAKRQMDLAMRLPISLQGALMPDAHTGYGLPVGGVLSADNAVIPYAVGIDIGCRMALSVFDLSEKYLQMNAYSLKKALGEFTHFGMDGGLEFAQDHEILERPEFGYTDLLKKLHGKAVKQLGSSGGGNHFVEFGLIELIAGNILDLPDGRYLAVLSHSGSRGLGAEVAKYYMKIAMDTCKLPREAQHLAWLSLNSAAGQEYWQSMNLAGDYASACHDRIHYNLAKAIGEKPIARVENHHNFAWEEWHNDKKVIVHRKGATPASKGELGIIPGNMISPGYLVVGKGNKDSLNSASHGAGRRLSRGGARETFTMSALKKQLSSAGVTLLGGTVEETPQAYKDIEKVMATQQSLVDVHGKFFPKIVRMNKE, encoded by the coding sequence ATGGGAAGACAAACTATTAAAACGAAAGACCTGACTAAAATAGGTTATCATAACGATGTATCCCGCAGCGTGGCAATGGCTGTAGTAATGCGTCATTTTAAGCACATTGCCAAAGAAGAAATATTGAATATGCTGTCTCTTTTAAAAGATAATCCTGACGAATACTTAAACGATGAGCAATTGGGACCATTAGCAAACACATTTGTGACTAAAGTAAAAGTGCAGACATTTGAATCTTATGAGTTGCTTGAAAAGCCTGCAGCATATAAAGTTATTGGAGGAAAAGATATTGATGGGAATGCGAAAAGGCAGATGGATCTTGCCATGCGTTTACCCATATCGCTACAGGGTGCTCTGATGCCAGATGCACACACGGGGTATGGTTTGCCTGTCGGAGGGGTATTGTCGGCTGATAATGCAGTCATTCCATATGCAGTAGGTATTGATATCGGCTGTAGGATGGCGCTATCAGTATTTGATCTTTCTGAAAAATACCTGCAAATGAATGCCTATAGCTTAAAGAAGGCATTGGGAGAATTCACTCATTTTGGTATGGATGGCGGGCTTGAATTTGCTCAGGATCATGAAATTCTTGAGAGGCCTGAATTCGGGTATACTGACTTGCTGAAAAAGCTTCATGGGAAGGCCGTGAAGCAACTTGGATCTTCCGGAGGTGGAAATCACTTTGTGGAGTTTGGCCTGATAGAGCTGATTGCAGGTAATATTCTTGACCTTCCTGATGGAAGATATCTTGCAGTTCTTTCTCATTCAGGTTCACGTGGCTTAGGAGCTGAGGTTGCTAAGTATTATATGAAAATTGCAATGGATACTTGTAAACTGCCAAGAGAAGCCCAGCATTTGGCCTGGTTGTCGCTCAATAGTGCAGCAGGGCAGGAATATTGGCAGAGCATGAACCTTGCTGGCGATTATGCAAGTGCTTGTCATGACCGAATTCATTATAATCTGGCTAAAGCAATCGGAGAAAAGCCAATAGCAAGAGTTGAAAACCATCACAATTTTGCATGGGAAGAATGGCACAATGACAAAAAAGTAATAGTCCACAGAAAAGGTGCAACCCCTGCCAGTAAAGGTGAATTGGGTATTATTCCTGGCAATATGATCTCGCCTGGTTACCTGGTTGTCGGTAAGGGCAACAAAGATTCTTTGAATTCAGCATCTCACGGTGCTGGTAGGCGGTTATCAAGAGGTGGGGCCCGTGAAACCTTTACCATGTCAGCATTAAAGAAACAGCTTTCTTCTGCAGGAGTAACCCTTCTCGGAGGTACTGTGGAAGAGACACCTCAGGCTTATAAGGATATAGAAAAAGTAATGGCAACTCAGCAATCACTCGTGGATGTTCATGGAAAGTTTTTTCCAAAAATTGTAAGAATGAATAAGGAATAA
- a CDS encoding RNA-binding S4 domain-containing protein, with product MTEFELEGYEFIELNKLLKITGLTGTGGEANTFIVDGEVIVNGAVETQKRKKLRDGDVVEFQGEKVKIKKAY from the coding sequence ATGACTGAATTTGAATTAGAAGGCTACGAATTTATTGAATTAAATAAGTTGCTTAAAATTACCGGTCTCACCGGTACTGGCGGTGAGGCTAATACGTTTATTGTTGATGGAGAAGTGATTGTAAATGGTGCAGTTGAAACTCAGAAAAGAAAAAAATTGAGAGATGGGGATGTGGTAGAATTCCAGGGTGAGAAAGTGAAGATAAAAAAGGCGTATTAG
- a CDS encoding SRPBCC domain-containing protein: MKDYKKYYIIPAEPEEVFAALTNPATIQLWSGEPAEMSTVPGSEFSLWDGSISGRNIEFAEGKKIVQEWFFGDQEAQSIVTIILHQDKKGTSAELRHTNIPDEDYSDIVEGWNEIYFGALQDFYEGE; the protein is encoded by the coding sequence GTGAAAGATTACAAAAAGTACTATATTATTCCGGCTGAGCCAGAGGAGGTATTTGCCGCATTGACAAACCCTGCAACCATTCAGCTATGGTCAGGAGAACCTGCAGAGATGTCAACTGTTCCAGGATCTGAATTTTCTCTTTGGGATGGAAGTATTTCCGGAAGGAATATTGAGTTTGCAGAAGGTAAAAAGATTGTGCAGGAATGGTTTTTCGGAGATCAGGAAGCTCAATCAATTGTAACTATAATATTACATCAGGATAAAAAAGGAACCTCTGCAGAATTGAGGCATACAAATATTCCGGATGAAGATTATAGTGATATTGTAGAAGGTTGGAATGAGATATATTTTGGCGCTTTGCAAGATTTTTATGAAGGAGAATAA
- a CDS encoding T9SS type A sorting domain-containing protein, protein MKKQLLLSLLISASFTSLSSFAIAEPIKSLVHHIQEINEIQIAKHPEDVAVCVGTGALFSIQAEGENLSYQWQVYTGFAYVDINGAESSSYQSPPVEKEMNGSLYRCVLTDESEVKIYSESAKLTVNENPIILSDPESVSVWENGKAVFEVTASGGGISYAWLTDRGSGPEYIDGANSSKLILNNVTTDLNGLNFVCELLSSCGSSISSAPASLTVYQPSMCMATFDKTSGKNLVIFEKSEDYPAVDSVRIFRDGKQIGRLGGIEFSIFKDNSSHPELTSYSYSIAVKDVNGNMTPLSQSHKTVLLSQDKQESAITITWNAYEGAGIAEYAIYRGASKDALELVTTVSEGIYSFTDINPPASEKLFYQIEMHWVSCFPSARTSEDLSLGSNLLEVENVITSLQKLAAGKINVYPNPAKEFISVEGLLAGDAISIMDLSGRVVKLFDGSQNTLSISGVEAGMYILEVNNQAGRRSAPIIVE, encoded by the coding sequence ATGAAAAAACAACTACTTTTATCTCTGCTGATTTCAGCTTCTTTCACTTCTTTGTCCTCTTTTGCAATAGCCGAGCCGATCAAATCCTTAGTGCATCATATTCAGGAAATCAATGAAATCCAGATAGCGAAGCATCCGGAAGATGTAGCTGTATGTGTTGGTACTGGAGCACTTTTTTCTATTCAAGCTGAAGGTGAAAATTTATCTTATCAGTGGCAGGTATATACAGGCTTTGCATATGTAGATATAAATGGTGCAGAATCTAGTTCTTATCAGTCGCCGCCAGTAGAAAAAGAAATGAATGGAAGTCTTTACAGGTGCGTTTTAACAGATGAGAGCGAAGTTAAAATTTATTCCGAATCAGCAAAGCTAACTGTAAATGAGAACCCTATTATCCTTTCAGACCCAGAGTCTGTTTCTGTATGGGAAAATGGAAAAGCAGTTTTTGAGGTCACTGCATCCGGAGGAGGAATATCTTATGCCTGGCTTACAGACAGAGGTTCCGGGCCTGAATACATAGATGGAGCGAATTCATCAAAGTTAATATTAAATAATGTAACTACTGACCTGAATGGTTTGAATTTTGTTTGTGAATTATTATCAAGTTGCGGAAGCAGCATTTCATCAGCTCCGGCTAGTCTTACTGTTTATCAGCCATCTATGTGCATGGCAACTTTTGATAAGACCTCTGGAAAAAATCTGGTTATATTCGAAAAATCAGAAGATTATCCTGCGGTAGACAGTGTCAGGATTTTCAGAGATGGTAAGCAGATCGGCCGTCTTGGAGGAATTGAATTCAGTATATTTAAAGATAACAGTTCACATCCTGAACTAACTTCTTATTCATATAGCATTGCAGTGAAGGATGTTAATGGTAATATGACTCCATTGTCTCAGTCGCATAAAACTGTTTTGCTATCGCAGGATAAACAGGAAAGTGCAATTACAATTACCTGGAATGCTTATGAAGGTGCAGGTATAGCTGAATACGCGATCTACAGAGGTGCTTCCAAAGATGCTCTGGAATTAGTTACTACAGTTTCTGAAGGTATTTATTCATTTACCGATATCAATCCTCCTGCATCTGAAAAATTGTTTTATCAGATTGAAATGCACTGGGTAAGTTGCTTCCCGTCTGCACGCACTTCAGAAGATCTGTCTCTAGGTTCTAATTTGCTGGAAGTAGAAAATGTGATTACGTCTTTGCAAAAGTTAGCTGCAGGTAAAATTAATGTTTATCCTAATCCTGCGAAGGAATTTATATCAGTAGAGGGCCTTCTGGCTGGCGATGCTATAAGTATAATGGATTTGTCAGGTAGGGTAGTTAAGTTGTTTGATGGATCTCAGAATACACTTTCTATATCCGGAGTAGAGGCTGGTATGTATATTCTGGAAGTAAACAACCAAGCAGGTAGAAGATCAGCTCCGATTATTGTGGAATGA
- the prfH gene encoding peptide chain release factor H translates to MNEYLVQISSGRGPEECWKVVAKVLEIFLKEAKTEGLQVNITDKEIGPLNGTLLSVSVLVKGIKVKEFLTNWEGSILWISPSPYRKFNKRKNWFVGIKAYDVADFFVWQDKEVVFESLRASGPGGQHVNKTESAIRAKHLPSGISVVASERRSQFQNKAEALERLKAKVLGWNAEEAAKKTQSQWNQHNCLERGNPVRTFNERL, encoded by the coding sequence ATGAATGAATATTTAGTACAAATTTCCTCCGGACGTGGTCCGGAGGAATGCTGGAAGGTGGTGGCAAAGGTGCTTGAAATCTTCCTTAAAGAGGCGAAAACAGAAGGTCTGCAGGTTAATATCACGGATAAAGAGATTGGACCATTAAATGGTACCTTATTGTCAGTCTCTGTATTGGTAAAGGGCATAAAAGTAAAAGAGTTTTTAACAAACTGGGAAGGCTCTATTTTGTGGATTTCACCAAGTCCATACAGGAAATTTAATAAAAGGAAAAATTGGTTTGTGGGAATAAAAGCATATGATGTAGCTGATTTTTTTGTCTGGCAAGACAAAGAGGTTGTATTTGAAAGTCTCAGAGCTTCTGGTCCAGGCGGCCAGCACGTTAATAAAACTGAGTCAGCCATTCGCGCAAAACATTTGCCGTCAGGAATTTCAGTAGTTGCCTCAGAAAGAAGGTCTCAATTTCAAAATAAAGCCGAAGCTTTGGAAAGGTTGAAAGCTAAGGTTTTAGGTTGGAATGCTGAGGAAGCAGCAAAGAAAACACAAAGTCAATGGAATCAGCATAACTGTCTGGAGCGCGGAAACCCTGTCAGGACATTCAATGAAAGGTTATAA